A single Paenibacillus kribbensis DNA region contains:
- the iolC gene encoding 5-dehydro-2-deoxygluconokinase — protein sequence MSNGANSAKKFDFIAIGRACIDLNAAEYNRPMEETMTFVKYVGGSPANIAIGGARLGLKAGFIGKIADDQHGRFIEKYMSDAGIDTSQLVVDQEGHKTGLAFTEIKSPEECSILMYRDDVADLYLRTDEVDEEYIQQAGMLLVSGTALAQSPSREAVLKAVQLAKRNGVKIVFELDYRPYTWKNKEETAVYYSIVAEQADIVIGTRDEYDVMENSEGGSNDNTISYLFGHRPEIIVIKHGVEGSYAYTKSGEVFRAQAYKTKVLKTFGAGDSYASAFLYALITGKDIGTALKYGSASASIVVSKHSSSEAMPTVEEIEELISNQPVIHS from the coding sequence ATGAGCAATGGAGCAAACAGCGCCAAAAAGTTCGATTTTATTGCGATTGGAAGGGCTTGTATTGATCTAAATGCCGCCGAATACAATCGGCCGATGGAAGAAACGATGACATTCGTCAAGTATGTTGGAGGTTCCCCTGCAAATATTGCAATCGGGGGAGCGCGGTTGGGACTGAAAGCAGGGTTTATCGGCAAAATCGCTGATGACCAGCATGGGCGTTTTATCGAGAAATATATGAGTGATGCCGGAATCGACACTTCCCAGCTTGTTGTAGATCAGGAGGGCCACAAGACAGGACTTGCCTTCACGGAAATCAAAAGTCCCGAAGAGTGCAGCATCCTGATGTACCGCGACGATGTGGCTGACTTGTACTTGCGTACAGATGAAGTGGACGAGGAATATATCCAACAGGCAGGCATGCTGCTTGTCTCAGGCACGGCCCTTGCACAAAGCCCTTCCCGCGAGGCGGTTCTCAAAGCGGTTCAACTGGCTAAACGCAATGGTGTAAAAATTGTATTCGAACTGGATTATCGTCCGTATACGTGGAAAAACAAAGAAGAAACGGCCGTATATTATTCGATAGTAGCGGAGCAGGCAGATATTGTCATCGGGACCCGAGACGAATATGACGTGATGGAGAACAGCGAAGGCGGCTCCAATGATAATACCATCAGCTATCTGTTCGGACATCGTCCGGAAATTATCGTTATTAAGCATGGCGTTGAAGGATCATATGCATATACCAAATCCGGCGAAGTATTCAGGGCGCAGGCGTACAAAACGAAAGTGCTCAAAACGTTCGGTGCTGGCGACTCGTATGCCTCAGCATTTCTGTACGCCCTGATTACCGGCAAGGATATTGGGACTGCGTTGAAATACGGCAGCGCCTCCGCTTCCATTGTAGTCAGTAAGCACAGCTCATCGGAAGCTATGCCGACGGTGGAAGAGATTGAGGAATTGATTTCCAATCAGCCTGTCATCCATTCCTGA
- a CDS encoding DeoR/GlpR family DNA-binding transcription regulator, translated as MKARRLQDIEEYVHSHKNVTLDELCQKFDVSKNTIRRDISQIVRKGSIEKVYGGVASTTDPIPFENRGSKHSFEKNGISHLAASCIEENDLIFIDSGTTTCHMAKYFPTNISFTILTNSLDIINGAAELPLVNLLVIGNTFKQKTKSFVGIDEPRMLDKYNVNKAFMAATGVSITHGLTNSDLLEFEIKKIIAQKAEKLILLADSSKFGKSTLLTYASLEDVDIIVSSNPLTNQFQAFCAAHNIEVKTS; from the coding sequence ATGAAAGCTAGACGATTACAGGATATTGAAGAGTACGTTCACTCTCATAAGAATGTCACCTTGGATGAGCTGTGCCAAAAATTCGATGTTTCCAAAAATACGATAAGGAGGGATATAAGCCAGATTGTTCGCAAAGGTTCTATTGAAAAAGTGTATGGAGGAGTTGCCTCTACCACAGATCCTATTCCGTTTGAAAACCGGGGAAGCAAGCATTCGTTCGAAAAAAATGGCATTTCGCATTTGGCTGCCTCTTGCATTGAGGAAAATGACCTGATCTTTATAGATTCCGGCACAACTACTTGCCATATGGCCAAATACTTTCCCACTAACATTTCTTTCACGATACTGACAAACAGTCTGGATATCATTAACGGTGCTGCTGAACTCCCCTTAGTCAATCTACTGGTTATCGGCAATACATTTAAACAAAAGACCAAATCGTTTGTTGGTATAGACGAACCTCGCATGCTGGACAAATATAATGTGAACAAAGCGTTTATGGCGGCAACAGGAGTCAGCATAACTCACGGACTTACCAACTCGGATTTACTGGAGTTCGAGATTAAGAAGATTATTGCTCAAAAGGCGGAAAAATTGATTTTGCTTGCAGACTCAAGCAAGTTCGGTAAATCAACATTACTGACCTACGCCTCGCTTGAGGATGTAGACATAATTGTCTCTTCTAATCCACTTACAAATCAGTTCCAAGCTTTTTGCGCAGCGCATAATATTGAAGTCAAAACATCCTAA
- the iolD gene encoding 3D-(3,5/4)-trihydroxycyclohexane-1,2-dione acylhydrolase (decyclizing): protein MGNKIRMTTAQALIKFLNQQYIHIDGRETPFVEGIFTIFGHGNVLGIGQALEQDAGHLKVFQGKNEQGMAHAAIAYAKENLRQKIYAVSTSSGPGSANLVTAAGTALANNLPVLFLPADTFATRQPDPVLQQIEQEYSMAVTTNDALQPVSRYWDRVTRPEQLMSTLIRGFEVLTDPVKSGPVTICISQDVEGEAFDFDETFFEKRVHYVDRLQPSERELEAAEHLIRSSRKPLILVGGGVKYSEARDEVIAFSKKYDIPLVETQAGKSAVESTFENNLGGMGITGTLAANKAARLADLVIGIGTRYTDFATSSKTAFDFDRTKFLNINVSRMQAYKLDGLQVVADAKSALSKLYDRLDGYVSEFGTIIPELQKEWDEERSRLAKVEFKRSGFVPEVKQHFTQETMNEYADALKSDMAQTTALIAVNDTIDKDSIIVSSAGSLPGDLQRLWKSEVSNTYHLEYGYSCMGYEISGALGIKLANPDREVYSIVGDGSFLMLHSELITAIQYHQKINVLLFDNSGFGCINNLQMDHGSGSYYCEFRTQDNQIMNIDYAKVAEAYGAKVYRANTVEEVKAALEDAKKQKNSTLIEMKVLPKTMTDGYDSWWHVGVAEVSDREGIQRAYQRKVDMLKKSKQY from the coding sequence ATGGGCAACAAAATCAGAATGACCACAGCGCAAGCGCTGATCAAGTTTCTTAACCAGCAGTATATTCATATCGATGGTCGTGAGACGCCATTCGTTGAAGGGATCTTCACGATTTTCGGTCACGGCAACGTGCTTGGGATCGGTCAGGCGCTGGAACAGGATGCCGGCCATCTGAAAGTGTTTCAAGGCAAGAACGAGCAGGGCATGGCTCATGCCGCAATCGCGTATGCCAAAGAAAATTTGCGGCAAAAAATTTATGCGGTATCCACGTCGTCCGGTCCGGGGTCTGCCAATCTGGTAACAGCGGCCGGAACGGCACTCGCAAATAATTTGCCTGTGCTTTTCCTGCCTGCGGATACTTTTGCAACTAGACAGCCTGACCCGGTATTACAGCAGATTGAACAGGAGTACAGCATGGCTGTCACAACCAATGATGCGCTTCAGCCGGTGTCCCGCTATTGGGATCGCGTAACGCGCCCGGAGCAGTTAATGAGCACCTTGATTCGCGGCTTCGAAGTTCTGACCGATCCCGTCAAGAGTGGACCTGTCACCATCTGCATTTCCCAGGATGTTGAAGGGGAAGCGTTTGACTTCGATGAGACCTTCTTCGAAAAGCGCGTTCACTATGTAGATCGGCTGCAGCCGAGCGAACGGGAGCTGGAAGCGGCAGAACATCTGATTCGCAGCAGCCGCAAGCCTCTGATTCTGGTCGGCGGGGGCGTGAAATATTCGGAAGCGCGGGATGAGGTTATCGCTTTCTCGAAGAAGTACGATATTCCGCTGGTGGAGACACAAGCCGGAAAATCGGCAGTCGAAAGTACCTTTGAGAACAATCTGGGCGGTATGGGGATTACAGGAACGCTGGCAGCGAACAAAGCCGCTCGTTTAGCGGATCTGGTCATCGGTATCGGGACCCGATATACTGACTTTGCCACTTCCTCGAAGACGGCGTTCGACTTTGACCGTACGAAGTTTCTTAATATTAACGTTAGCCGGATGCAGGCTTACAAGCTGGACGGTCTGCAAGTGGTGGCCGACGCTAAATCTGCGTTAAGCAAGCTGTACGACCGTCTGGATGGATACGTCAGCGAATTCGGCACGATTATTCCGGAACTGCAAAAAGAATGGGATGAAGAGCGTTCGCGTCTCGCTAAGGTTGAATTCAAACGCTCGGGCTTTGTGCCGGAAGTCAAGCAGCACTTCACCCAGGAGACGATGAACGAATATGCAGATGCTCTTAAATCGGATATGGCACAGACGACTGCATTGATTGCTGTCAACGACACCATTGATAAGGACAGCATTATCGTATCTTCCGCTGGTTCACTACCAGGAGATTTGCAGCGTCTCTGGAAATCTGAAGTGAGCAACACGTACCATTTGGAGTATGGATATTCCTGTATGGGATACGAAATATCAGGCGCTTTGGGTATCAAGCTCGCGAACCCGGATCGCGAGGTCTACTCCATCGTCGGCGACGGCAGCTTCCTGATGCTGCACTCCGAGTTGATTACAGCGATTCAGTATCATCAAAAAATTAATGTTCTGCTGTTCGACAACTCGGGCTTTGGCTGTATTAACAACTTACAGATGGATCACGGTTCTGGCAGCTATTACTGCGAGTTCAGAACACAGGACAACCAGATTATGAACATTGATTACGCCAAGGTCGCAGAAGCATACGGAGCGAAAGTGTATCGCGCCAACACCGTTGAAGAGGTGAAGGCAGCGCTGGAGGATGCGAAGAAGCAGAAGAACTCCACCCTGATCGAGATGAAAGTGCTGCCTAAAACAATGACAGACGGCTATGACAGCTGGTGGCATGTCGGTGTGGCCGAGGTATCGGACAGAGAGGGCATCCAGCGTGCGTATCAACGTAAGGTGGATATGTTGAAAAAATCGAAACAGTATTAA
- a CDS encoding sugar phosphate isomerase/epimerase family protein has product MKLAYDPTHFRDSLSMEEMIFKVADLGYEYIELSPREDFCPFYKYPKVDKTKIKQVKKWMSEAGVKFSSLLPLYHWAGPDEERRQAAVRNWKRAIEVAVELDIDLMNSEFSGSKYEPFICEEKFVKSMDELIPVFEKEGVRLNLQAHPYDFIETNTGAIDMIRALDRSWIKLVYSVAHTFFYDDGVGDIAKMLDEAGDLLDHVLFADTFNHKAAYGLRYIVNPPDAKVTVHQHLNIGEGDVDFDTLFRKLREMKFDGIATNAVFAYSDKPEESSAIMLKKMKEGLGLS; this is encoded by the coding sequence ATGAAGCTGGCATATGATCCGACACATTTTAGAGATTCGCTATCCATGGAGGAAATGATTTTCAAGGTAGCCGATCTGGGCTATGAATACATCGAGCTATCTCCACGTGAAGATTTCTGTCCATTTTACAAGTATCCTAAAGTTGATAAAACCAAGATCAAGCAGGTCAAAAAATGGATGAGTGAAGCTGGTGTAAAATTTTCTTCCCTGCTGCCTCTCTACCACTGGGCAGGCCCGGATGAAGAAAGAAGACAGGCAGCTGTCCGCAACTGGAAGCGTGCCATTGAGGTCGCAGTGGAACTCGATATTGATCTGATGAACAGTGAATTCAGCGGCTCTAAGTACGAACCGTTCATTTGCGAAGAGAAGTTCGTCAAGTCGATGGATGAACTGATCCCGGTATTCGAGAAGGAGGGAGTTCGCCTAAATCTGCAAGCGCATCCGTATGATTTTATCGAGACGAACACCGGAGCTATTGATATGATCCGTGCACTTGACCGTTCTTGGATCAAGCTAGTATACTCCGTCGCGCATACATTCTTCTATGATGATGGGGTAGGTGATATTGCCAAAATGCTGGACGAAGCGGGTGATCTGCTCGATCATGTGCTGTTTGCCGATACCTTTAATCATAAAGCGGCTTATGGACTGCGTTACATCGTCAATCCGCCTGATGCCAAAGTAACGGTTCACCAGCACTTGAACATCGGTGAAGGCGATGTTGATTTTGACACCTTGTTCCGTAAGCTGCGCGAGATGAAGTTTGACGGTATTGCCACGAATGCCGTGTTCGCTTACAGCGACAAGCCGGAAGAATCAAGTGCAATCATGTTGAAAAAAATGAAAGAAGGATTGGGTCTCAGCTAG
- the iolI gene encoding 2-keto-myo-inositol isomerase, protein MKLCFNQATTLNNSNLVKDLEYCEKHGYDYIEIRTMDKLPEYLEDHSIDDLAQYFQSNHIKPLAFNALVFFNNRDEAEYQKLLDEYRQMLDTGSRLGVEYIVAVPLVTEKKFTHADIKASSVKVLRELSDLAKPYGIKIAVEFVGHPQCTVNTFGQAYDIVEEVARDNVGLVLDCFHFHAMGSKREDLLRSDVSKIFIVHIDDTEDFPIGFLTDEDRVWPGLGAIDLDFIFATLKEKGYDHVVSVELFRPEYYELDAEEAIRTAKETTLQVVSRHYNF, encoded by the coding sequence ATGAAACTATGTTTTAATCAAGCAACAACCCTGAACAACTCAAACCTCGTTAAAGACCTGGAATATTGTGAAAAGCATGGATATGACTACATCGAAATTCGAACAATGGACAAATTGCCAGAGTATTTGGAGGATCATTCTATTGACGATCTGGCACAATATTTCCAGTCTAATCATATCAAGCCACTGGCATTCAATGCTTTGGTGTTCTTCAACAACAGGGATGAGGCCGAATATCAGAAACTGTTGGATGAATATCGCCAAATGCTGGACACCGGCTCACGGTTGGGTGTGGAATATATCGTTGCGGTCCCCCTTGTGACCGAGAAAAAATTTACACATGCTGATATCAAGGCGAGCTCTGTCAAGGTGCTGAGAGAATTATCGGACCTGGCGAAGCCCTATGGTATTAAAATAGCTGTGGAATTCGTCGGACATCCGCAGTGTACGGTTAACACCTTCGGTCAGGCTTACGACATTGTTGAGGAAGTGGCACGTGACAATGTTGGCCTTGTGCTGGATTGCTTTCACTTTCATGCAATGGGATCGAAGCGTGAAGACCTGTTGCGATCCGATGTCTCTAAAATTTTCATCGTGCATATTGACGATACCGAAGATTTTCCGATCGGCTTCCTGACCGACGAAGACCGCGTATGGCCGGGGCTTGGAGCCATTGATCTTGACTTTATTTTTGCTACTCTTAAGGAAAAAGGTTATGATCACGTCGTTTCGGTCGAACTGTTCCGTCCAGAATACTATGAACTGGATGCGGAAGAAGCAATACGAACAGCCAAGGAAACAACATTGCAGGTTGTCTCCAGACACTATAACTTTTAA
- a CDS encoding transposase has product MFGQLKNNRGFRRFLLRGLSKVTLEVGWLSLAHNVLK; this is encoded by the coding sequence ATGTTTGGCCAACTGAAAAACAACCGGGGGTTCCGGCGCTTTCTGCTTCGAGGGCTGTCAAAAGTGACGCTTGAGGTCGGCTGGCTTTCCCTTGCCCATAATGTGCTGAAGTAA
- a CDS encoding AEC family transporter encodes MLEILIHENMILLTYMAIGFLAFRLKLLHTSHMEGLSRVLLGISLPSAILYSLQIPFSRELLRDIGITSIVAVAILFSTLAIGSLSARLLGIKTGEREVWVGCCVFSSILFIGMPIVEAMYGERGLVILVTYNAIYNVALFSMGVRIFSADKASTVSLAGVLRNPAIIATAVGFGMFFLNVRLPGPLLDASKSLGGLTVPIAMMMTGAMIASSKLGSLLRSKRVYLFSLVRQIVVPVILLVLFKSILEEGVLLGIAFLVSAMPSGASNSVFAETYGGRGREASQYVVMSTLISIFTIPLLFLLV; translated from the coding sequence ATGCTGGAGATTTTGATTCATGAAAATATGATCTTGTTGACTTACATGGCGATTGGATTTCTTGCCTTCAGGTTAAAGTTGCTGCATACGTCTCACATGGAGGGGCTGTCCAGAGTGTTGCTAGGCATTTCACTGCCAAGTGCCATTCTGTATAGCCTTCAAATTCCCTTTTCTAGAGAATTGTTGCGTGATATCGGTATCACTTCAATCGTTGCTGTGGCTATATTGTTCTCAACCCTCGCTATCGGCAGCTTGTCAGCGAGGCTGCTCGGAATAAAGACTGGGGAACGAGAAGTATGGGTGGGCTGCTGCGTATTCTCCAGTATCTTGTTTATTGGAATGCCGATTGTGGAGGCGATGTACGGAGAGCGAGGGCTTGTTATACTCGTGACCTACAATGCGATATACAATGTTGCGCTGTTCAGCATGGGAGTACGCATTTTCTCGGCGGATAAGGCCAGTACGGTGTCGCTTGCAGGAGTGCTGCGCAATCCCGCGATTATAGCGACCGCTGTAGGATTTGGCATGTTTTTTCTGAACGTCAGGCTGCCTGGTCCTCTGCTTGATGCAAGCAAGTCGCTTGGAGGATTGACTGTGCCGATTGCAATGATGATGACAGGGGCGATGATCGCCAGCAGCAAGCTAGGATCACTGCTACGCAGCAAGCGGGTGTATCTCTTCAGTCTGGTGCGCCAGATTGTAGTCCCTGTGATACTCCTGGTGCTGTTCAAGTCAATACTGGAGGAAGGAGTACTGCTGGGCATCGCCTTTTTGGTCAGCGCCATGCCTTCCGGTGCCTCTAACTCTGTATTCGCTGAAACGTATGGAGGTAGAGGTCGCGAAGCTTCACAATATGTTGTGATGTCAACTTTAATTTCCATCTTCACCATACCATTGTTGTTCTTGTTGGTGTGA
- a CDS encoding tautomerase family protein, which produces MPLLRFDVIEGRSPEELKKLLDAAHIAMVEAFDVPVRDRYQIVHQHAPHEMIIEDTGLGFERTPEVVIISVVSKERTPEQKKLLYKLLVERLERECGIAPSDVMISIVENGTDDWSFGYGRAQFLTGEL; this is translated from the coding sequence ATGCCATTATTGCGGTTTGATGTTATCGAAGGACGTAGCCCCGAGGAACTAAAAAAACTTCTGGATGCCGCTCACATTGCAATGGTTGAAGCCTTTGACGTTCCTGTCAGAGACCGGTACCAGATTGTGCATCAGCACGCTCCGCACGAGATGATCATCGAAGATACCGGTCTGGGCTTTGAACGCACCCCCGAGGTCGTTATCATTAGTGTTGTGAGCAAAGAGCGAACACCCGAACAAAAGAAGCTGCTGTACAAACTTCTGGTCGAGCGTCTAGAGCGGGAATGCGGTATTGCCCCTAGCGACGTGATGATATCCATTGTCGAGAACGGCACTGATGACTGGAGCTTCGGATATGGACGAGCACAATTTTTAACCGGAGAACTATAG
- the iolB gene encoding 5-deoxy-glucuronate isomerase — protein MSHLLRKPNQVQQNDVTVVHQLMTQDTELEYVGFKMIDLKANGRHEEVLIDQECCIVALTGKITVTEGKHVFEGIGTRQSVFEKRPTDSVFVSGGKSFTIEAVTNATVALCYAPALMPLQTRWIKAEDVGVEHRGKYQNKRMVHNILPDNDPSASSLLVVEVYTEGGNFSSYPPHKHDQDRLPDESFLEETYYHEIEPHAGFLFQRVYTDDRSLDETMAVEHRDVVIVPAGYHPVGVPDGYTSYYLNVMAGPRRIWKFHNDPDHEWILDRK, from the coding sequence ATCAGTCATTTGTTGCGCAAGCCCAATCAAGTTCAACAAAACGATGTTACAGTTGTTCATCAATTAATGACGCAAGACACGGAGCTGGAATATGTCGGCTTCAAAATGATTGATCTCAAAGCGAACGGACGCCATGAAGAAGTGCTGATAGATCAGGAATGCTGTATTGTTGCCCTTACAGGCAAGATCACCGTTACCGAAGGCAAGCATGTTTTCGAAGGAATCGGAACGAGACAGAGTGTTTTTGAGAAAAGACCGACAGACAGCGTGTTCGTATCCGGCGGAAAAAGCTTCACGATTGAAGCGGTAACGAATGCAACCGTCGCCCTGTGCTACGCTCCTGCTCTGATGCCGCTCCAGACAAGGTGGATCAAGGCCGAAGACGTCGGCGTTGAGCACCGCGGGAAATATCAGAATAAACGCATGGTTCACAACATTTTGCCGGATAACGACCCATCCGCAAGCAGCTTGCTTGTCGTGGAAGTGTATACAGAGGGGGGCAATTTCTCCAGCTACCCGCCGCACAAGCACGATCAGGACCGTCTGCCGGATGAATCGTTCCTGGAAGAAACCTACTACCATGAGATAGAGCCGCATGCCGGATTTTTATTTCAGCGGGTATACACAGATGACCGGAGTCTGGATGAGACAATGGCTGTCGAACATCGGGATGTGGTTATTGTACCGGCCGGATATCATCCGGTAGGCGTACCAGACGGGTATACATCCTACTATTTGAACGTTATGGCAGGCCCTAGGCGCATTTGGAAATTCCACAATGACCCGGATCATGAATGGATTCTGGATCGGAAATAA
- a CDS encoding Gfo/Idh/MocA family protein has product MTLKIGVIGTGAIGREHIRRITNNLSGATIVAVTDVNAEAAKAAVDNYKLNAQVFPDDKTLIESGGVDAILVTSWGPAHQQSVMAGIEAGKYVFCEKPLATTAQGCMEIVQAEVRHGKKLVQVGFMRRYDQGYQQLKHAIDSKFIGEPLMIRCAHRNPEVDDKYTTDMAITDTLVHEIDVLHWLVNDDYKSVQVAYPKKTRHASSHLRDPQVVTLETQGGILINAEIFVNCKYGYDIQCEVIGEEGVVKLPEVPSITFRKEAQLGTHILMDWKQRFLDAYDRELQDFIDSIRLSGEPQGPTSWDGYIAAVTADVCVRAQESGRQESVELGEKPTLYK; this is encoded by the coding sequence ATGACTTTGAAAATTGGTGTTATCGGAACAGGTGCAATCGGTCGAGAACATATTCGTAGAATTACAAATAATTTGTCAGGAGCCACAATTGTTGCCGTAACTGACGTTAATGCAGAAGCAGCCAAGGCGGCTGTAGATAATTACAAGCTGAACGCACAGGTATTTCCTGATGACAAAACATTGATTGAGTCCGGCGGTGTTGATGCCATTTTGGTGACTAGCTGGGGTCCTGCTCATCAGCAAAGTGTTATGGCAGGTATCGAAGCAGGCAAATACGTATTCTGCGAAAAGCCGCTCGCAACTACGGCTCAAGGATGTATGGAAATTGTTCAGGCTGAAGTCAGACATGGAAAAAAGCTTGTTCAAGTTGGCTTCATGCGCCGTTATGATCAAGGCTACCAGCAACTTAAACATGCAATTGATTCCAAGTTCATTGGTGAGCCTCTGATGATTCGCTGCGCGCACCGCAACCCGGAAGTCGATGACAAATATACAACGGATATGGCGATTACAGACACACTCGTACATGAGATTGATGTGTTGCACTGGCTGGTGAATGATGATTACAAATCAGTGCAAGTCGCTTATCCGAAAAAAACAAGACACGCTTCCAGCCATCTGCGTGATCCGCAAGTCGTTACGCTTGAAACTCAGGGAGGTATCCTGATCAACGCGGAAATTTTCGTTAACTGTAAATACGGCTACGATATTCAATGCGAAGTTATCGGTGAGGAAGGTGTTGTCAAACTGCCTGAGGTGCCTAGCATTACGTTCCGTAAAGAAGCTCAGCTCGGAACACATATTTTGATGGACTGGAAGCAGCGCTTCCTTGATGCATATGACCGTGAATTGCAAGATTTTATTGATTCTATCCGCCTGTCAGGTGAGCCACAAGGTCCTACTTCATGGGACGGTTACATTGCTGCTGTTACGGCAGACGTATGTGTCAGAGCTCAGGAATCCGGCCGTCAGGAATCTGTTGAACTGGGAGAGAAACCGACCTTATACAAATAA
- the iolA gene encoding methylmalonate-semialdehyde dehydrogenase: MNTAARKLKNYIGGKWVESRATKYEGVYNPATKELICEVPLSTKEDMEYAVQVAKEAFEKWKKVAVPRRARILFNYQQLLLKHKNELARLITIENGKSLQEALGEVQRGIENVEFAAGTPSLMMGDSLATIATDVEATNYRYPIGVVGGIAPFNFPMMVPCWMFPMAISLGNAFILKPSERTPLLTEKIAELFTEAGLPAGVFNIVYGAHDVVNGILENPEIKAISFVGSKPVGEYVYKKGSEHLKRVQALTGAKNHTIVLNDANLEDTVTNVVSAAFGSAGERCMACAVVTVEEGIADEFIALLKEKTQNVKMGNGLDDGVFLGPVIREENKERTIRYIEKGVEEGAQLLIDGRDRLLEDGYFVGPTIFEGVTTDMTIWKEEIFAPVLSVIRVKNLKEAVEIANQSEFANGACLFTTNAHSIRYFRENIDAGMLGINLGVPAPMAFFPFSGWKSSFYGTLHANGKDSVDFYTRKKVVTARYTEPEFE, encoded by the coding sequence ATGAACACAGCGGCAAGAAAATTAAAGAACTATATTGGTGGTAAATGGGTAGAAAGCCGGGCGACTAAATATGAAGGCGTTTACAACCCGGCGACCAAAGAATTGATTTGCGAAGTTCCATTGTCAACGAAAGAAGATATGGAGTATGCGGTGCAAGTTGCGAAGGAAGCGTTCGAGAAATGGAAAAAAGTCGCAGTCCCAAGACGCGCACGGATTCTGTTCAATTACCAGCAGCTTCTTCTGAAACACAAAAACGAACTGGCTCGCCTGATTACGATTGAGAACGGCAAAAGCCTTCAGGAAGCACTCGGCGAGGTGCAGCGCGGAATTGAGAACGTCGAGTTCGCCGCAGGAACGCCTTCCCTGATGATGGGCGATTCACTGGCAACCATTGCAACAGATGTCGAGGCAACCAATTATCGCTATCCAATCGGAGTCGTAGGCGGAATCGCGCCATTCAACTTCCCGATGATGGTACCATGCTGGATGTTTCCAATGGCGATCTCGCTGGGTAATGCATTTATTTTGAAGCCTTCCGAGCGTACTCCGCTCCTTACCGAGAAAATTGCTGAACTGTTCACTGAAGCGGGATTACCTGCCGGTGTGTTCAACATTGTATACGGGGCTCATGATGTCGTAAACGGTATTCTGGAAAATCCCGAAATTAAAGCGATTTCATTTGTTGGCTCCAAGCCGGTCGGCGAGTATGTGTACAAGAAAGGCAGCGAGCACCTGAAACGGGTGCAGGCGCTGACAGGAGCGAAGAATCATACGATTGTCCTGAATGATGCCAACCTGGAAGATACAGTAACGAACGTTGTGAGTGCTGCTTTTGGTTCCGCCGGAGAACGCTGCATGGCCTGCGCGGTTGTCACTGTGGAAGAGGGAATCGCTGATGAGTTTATTGCTCTACTCAAGGAAAAAACACAAAACGTGAAAATGGGTAACGGTCTGGATGACGGTGTATTCCTCGGTCCGGTCATCCGTGAAGAGAACAAAGAGCGTACCATCCGCTACATTGAGAAAGGCGTCGAAGAAGGAGCACAACTGCTGATTGACGGTCGTGACCGCTTGCTTGAGGATGGCTATTTCGTTGGACCAACCATTTTTGAAGGTGTAACAACCGATATGACGATCTGGAAAGAAGAAATTTTCGCTCCGGTATTGTCTGTAATCCGGGTGAAGAACCTGAAGGAAGCTGTGGAAATCGCGAATCAATCGGAATTTGCCAATGGAGCATGCCTTTTCACAACGAACGCTCACTCCATTCGCTACTTCCGTGAAAATATTGATGCAGGGATGCTGGGTATAAACCTTGGCGTACCGGCTCCGATGGCATTTTTCCCGTTCTCGGGCTGGAAATCTTCCTTCTATGGCACACTTCATGCCAACGGTAAAGACAGCGTAGACTTCTACACTCGAAAAAAAGTCGTAACTGCACGTTATACAGAACCTGAATTTGAGTAA